NNNNNNNNNNNNNNNNNNNNNNNNNNNNNNNNNNNNNNNNNNNNNNNNNNNNNATAATAAGGATGTGTTATATGAATGGTAATATTAAGAATAAACAAGTTTCTGAAACTGAAAAATTGTACCATATTGGCCTTAGTGCTGCTGATTTACAGGGAGCAGATACTGCGATTTTGCCAGGAGATCCGGGGCGTGTTGAATGTCTGGCAAAAATGCTTGATGCAAAAGCTGAGCATATAGGCAAAAGTCGTGAATATACATCATATTTGGCGACAGTTGGCCGGGTGAATGTATTGTTGTGTTCTACCGGGATGGGTGGGCCTTCGGTGGGTATTGCGATTGAAGAACTTGCAATGGTTGGTATTAAAAAATTCATTCGAGTCGGAACAACAGGGTCAATTCAAGAAAAAATAGACTTAGGGTGCTTATTGCTCTCAACGGGGGCTGTGCGTTTAGATGGAACATCTTCACATTATGCTCCTATAGAATACCCTGCGATTGCGGATTTTGAATCATCACAACAGATTGTGAGTGCAGCATGTCGCTTAAACCTTTCGCTAAACACCGGGATTACAGCGTCCTCAGATACATTTTATCCGGGCCAAGAACGCTATGATAGTTATTCTGGCTATGTGCCGAAAAAATTTCAAAAGACGTTGGAAGAGTGGCGCAAGTTGAACGTTATGAACTTTGAAATGGAATCTTCCGCGTTATTTACAATTTGCTCCATTTTTGGTTTAAAGGCCGCTTGTTTATGTGTTGTTGTCGCAAAACGAACGGATTCTGAATTCGCAGATACGGAAGCGTCGCTACCTCGGTAGGTATTTTGCACTTCCATGGTGCAAAATCGCCTCGCAAAACGCGACGACTATAATGCCTCGGCCGTCCCCGTCACGAGACGCTCCGTGCCTTAATTCGGCACACTCCGCATCTCGCTCTCAGATGACTCTACGGCTCGTATAGATTTTTAGACACTCGTTCCGCCGACTCCGGACCTAAAGGCCCTACGTCACTCCGCTCTGCTAAAAAATCCGAGCCTACCTCGGAATACTCACCCCGCGCTTGGCGCTCCCTGGCTCGCATCGAAAGCAAATATGATCAAGGAATGCAGAACGTGATGATGATCTTAAAAGAAATGATTGAAAATAATCGATAACAGTATAAATTATATAAATAAAAAGGCAGCAGGTGATTTTGGTAAGTCTGTGCTGCCTTTTTTACTGTGTATTATATGGGTTATATTTTGTTTTCGTCTTCTTCGAAGTCTTCAAAATGGTGACGATCATGGTGAAGGACGATTAAGCCGGTTAGAAATGTAGCAGCTAAGGTAAAGAGAAACCAACCTAAATACATCATACTATTTAATCTCCTTAATACAGAATGTGTTGACCACGTTCGATGTCTTTTTCATGAATGGGGCCATCACGCCACATCTTGATATAGACAAAGGTGGTGTAACAGAAAATCACCGGGACCATGATTACAGCGACAATCGCAATAATAGTGAGAGCGTGGTGCGTCGTTGATGAATTCCATACCGTTAAGCTGTGTGCTGGATCGGTACTTGATGGCATGATAAACGGGAATAAGCTTAATGCGGCAGTTAGAATAGTGCCAATCTGAATTAAACTTGTGCCAAGGAAGGGCCAAATTGAACGGTTTGCCTGTGCGGTGATAATTGCAAAGAATGCGCCGATAAAGCCTGTAATCGGTGCGAGTATCGTCCACGGATAAGTATGATAATTATTCATCCAAGCGCCGACTTGGCGAGTGACATGGTTGGCAAGTGGGTCATTGATGCTAGCAATGCTTTTGCCAAGAATATAACCTGGAACTTTATAGGCGATTAAAATTCCGGCTGCTGCAAAGGCGATGATATAAAGCCAAGCGAACATGCGCAGTGCTTTTTGGGCGCGTGTTTTGATAATGCCTTTGGTACGCAAGTTTAAGTAAGCAGAACCATGAGTAATTACCATAAAAATCGCAGTAATACCACACAGCAATGCGAAGGGAGATAGTAAATCAATAAATGATCCAGTGTATTGCATTCTTAAAAATATAGGGTCAAAAGTAAAGGGCGAACCGAGCAGTAAGTTACCAAAGGCAACACCCATAATTAAAATGGGGATAAAGCTGGCAATAAAAATGCCGATGTCCCAGTTATTGCGCCATGTTTGATTTGGCAGTTTTGAGCGGTACTCAAAACCGACGGGGCGCAAGAATAGCGACCAAAGGATGAGCAGCATGGCAACATAGTAACCAGAAAATGCGGTGGCATAAACGGTAGGCCAGATGGCAAAAACCGCCCCTCCTGCAGTGATTAGCCAGACTTGATTGCCATCCCATGTTGGGCCGATGACATTAAGTGCTAAACGCCGTTCGGTATCGTTCTTGCCGATAAAGGGTAATAAAATACCAATACCTGAGTCAAAGCCGCTTGTTAGTGCAAAGGCGAGGAGAGTCGCGCCGACGATGACCCAGCCAATGACTTGCATAGTTGAAAGATCAATCATTTTTCTTTAACTCCTCATTTGCATTAGCAGGTTGTTCAAAGTGATAACGGCCCGTATGTAGGGCGCTTGGACCTAGGCGTGCAAATTTAAACATGAGGTACATTTCAATAATAAAAAGTAAGGTATAGAACAAGCCAAAACCAATCAGGCTAAAGGTGAGCTGTCCTGTTGATACAGAAGATGACCCCATTGCTGTCGGTAAGGTATTTTGAACGACCCAAGGCTGACGACCATGCTCGGCAACGAACCAGCCGAACAAGCAGGCCAGGAACGGCAGCGGTATAGCATACAGAGCAGTTCTAAATAACCAGCGCTGCTCCCACAGTTTACCGCGGATATTAAAGAAGCCTGCGGCAAGAACAATCAAGAGCATGACGCCAAAGCAGGCGATCATCAAACGGAATGAGTAAAAGACGGTCCAAACCTCAGGAATTGCGTTTTTTAGCAACTTGTTGGATTTGTGCATGCGAAGCATTTTGAATGTCGCTGATGTGAGATTTTAGCAATAGACCATAACCGAGGTCGTTTTTGTGTAATTCAAGTGTACGTTTCACTTGCGCGAGTTGTCTGGCAGAAAGTGGTTTACCCGTGATGCTTTTTTTCGTTCTTAGTTCAACGAGTGCAAGGTAGGCTTTGCGGCCATTGGTCATACGCACGACATTATCAGCAATCACTTCTTTCATGCCCTTGACTGTGCCGTCGAGTGAGTGAGTGGCAATGATGCTTAAAGCATAAGGGATTTTGATTGCAACAAGGTTTTTAAGCTCGTCATTACTCGGCAGAGCAAGCATGGTCCAAGGAGCAGGCGCCTCGGGTGTTTCCCATAGACCTTCAATGGCTGCCATTTTCATGGGCTGGGTTTCATCAACATCAAGCCCTGCATGATCACCGAAGAAGGCAACACCTAAAAGGACGATTAAGCCAAAAAAAGAACCATAGATAAAGGAGCGTTTAGCAAAGACAATATCACGGCCTTTGAGCAAATAATATGAGCTGATGCCTGTGACGAACATCGCGCCGGTGACAAGGCCGGCTGTAATGGTGTGTGCAAATTCAGCTTGTGCCGTCGGGTTGAAGAGAATATCGTAAAAGCTTGTCATTTGCATGCGCATTGAATCAATGTCGAACTCAGAACCTACAGGATGTTGCATCCAGCCATTGGCAACGAGAATGAATAAGGCTGAGAACATTGAGCCGACGGCTAAGCAAAATGTTGCGAACAGGTGTTGCTTTTTCGACAGTTTGTCCCAGCCAAAAAAGAAAATACCAAAGAATGTTGATTCAAGCATGAAAGCGACGAGCCCCTCAATGGCGAGCGGCGCACCGAAAATATTACCAACATATTGCGAGTAATAAGCCCAGTTCACGCCAAATTCAAACTCCATGGTGATACCGGTGACAACACCTAAGGCAAAGTTAATGCCGAAGAGTTTTCCCCAGAAGCGGACCATGTCCTTATAAACTTGTTTTCCTGTTTTAACATAGAGGCATTCCATGCCAAACAGTATCCAAGTCATCCCTAAAGTCAAAGGTACAAAAAGAAAGTGATAAAGAGCAGTGATGCCAAACTGCCACCGTGATAGCTCAACGACATGTTCGATAGGAAGCATTATCCTCTCCGATGTTGATAGGTGTTAATTTTGTAAAATAGTAATTTTAATGCACTGTAAATAAAAGGGGGTTGTCCAAAATAGTTTATGATGTTGAAAAGTGTAGAGGTCCAGGCCACACCCTTGAGATTAGAAAGAACAGATTTAGCCCTGTTTAAATTCATGAAGGAAAACATCATGGGTGAGCCTGAGTACTTGTCGGTTAAATGTAAAGAGTTTTCAAGAAAGTTTCTCATGATTTTGCCATAGCATTAAGCTCTAACCTTCAATTTACGCCGAATCATTATAGAGTAAATAAAGTTTGAAGTCTGCAAATAAGTTGTTTGGGGATCAGTTTTTTGCGCTTTTTCATTGGAATTTCTTCGATACTTTTTCCGAAACTGTCAGGCTGTTTCTTAATTTTTTGAGTAATTTTGGTGCAGATGAATATTGGCACGTGCGGGAGTGTATACAGTTACCCAAGCAAGGGGGTTTTTAAGGCGACTTTTAAATGGCAGCAAGAGGCCTTGTCAGGTGATATTGCCAATGAGCTTGGCTTCAGCACGTTCGATGTTCTCTGGAGTGCCGTATAACACTAAAATATCCTGCGACTTTAGGCGTGTATCAGGCTCAGGCTGAGCGCCTCGAATACCGCTACGACGTATGGCGGTGACGATGACAGAGAAGTCTTCAAGCTTAAGCTCTTTGAGTGTGCGATCCACTGCAAAGCTACCCTCCGGTAGAAAGAACGAGCTTAATTGTTCGCGCATATTTTCATCACTTTCGATGGTTTCGACATCCTGGCCTTTAAAGAAACCGCGCAAAAGGTCATAGCGATTTTTGCGAATATTGAGTAGCCAACCCATCACTCGATGTTTAGGGACACCGAGCATGAGCATGAGGTGAGAACCAAGCATGAGGCTACTTTCAAGGGCCTCTGAGACAACTTCTGTAGCGCCTTCTTGGCGGTATTCTTCAAGTAAAGCGTCGTTTTTAGCACGGACAAGAACATGTAGGTTGGGTGCAACATGCTGGACCAGGCGCAAGGATTTTTTGACACTGCTCGAGGGTGTTGTGAAGGTAATTACTAGGGCTTTGGCATGGGCAATGCCGGCATGGCGTAGTGTGTCTAGCTGGGTGGCATCGCCATAGAAAATATTCTCACCTGCAAGTGAGGCCTGTTCTATACGCAAAGGGTCTAAATCAATGGCAATATAATCAAATCCTTCGGACTCAACGGCACGTGCTAGGCGCTGGCCGACACGACTAAAGCCGCAGATAATCACGTGATCTTTAAGTTGAGTTGCTGTATTGGTGGGCGCCTTGGGAAGAGCAGGGCCTTCTGTTGAGCGCTCGGTCAGCTTTTTAAAGAGCTCGAGTAATGGCTTTTGAAAGCGTACCAGCATAATAGAGATGACCATACTGATCATCAAAGCGCCTAGCATAACTTGAGCGACGTGATCATCGATGGTATTAAAATTGGTTTCTATTGAAATTAAGACAAAACCAAACTCACCGCCTTGGGACAGTAATATACCCGTTTTAAAGGCATCTTCAGAATTCGCTTGCCGGGTGAACCTGACAACCACATAGATTACAATAGCTTTAACAACAACGATAGCAACCGCAATTAAAATCACCCAGACAGCAAGGTCAGCAAGTTCATGTAGGTTGACCAGGCTGCCCATACCAATAAAAAACAGGCCCAACAGAGTATCACGGAAGGGTCGAATATCAGCAGAAACTTGGTGATGATATGGTGTCCCACCGAGAATGACTCCGGCAAGAAATGCACCAAGCTCCATGGATAACCCCATTAAATCAGTAATCCAGGCTGCGGCAAGCGCGATACAAAGGGCGGTGAGCAAAAAAAGGTTCACTTGAACGTGCTTTGGAAATTTCATGAAAGATGCGAGAAACGACCCAGTGACCGACAAAAACGAGGACGGCGAAGGCAGCGACGCCTTTGGCCAGTTCAATCGCTGTGGTTTGAACGATATGATCGCTGCTGCCTTGGCTGAGTGACGTTGCAATAATGAGCAGTGGAATTGTGGCTAGATCTTGGAAAATTAAGATTGATAATGAAAGCTGGCCCCGTGGTGTGTTGACCGAACCGGCTTCTGCGAGTAATTTGCTGGCAATAGCGGTCGAAGAAAGAGCGATGGCACCGGCAGTAATAAAGCTGCTCGATAAGCTTAAGCCCAAAATAATGCCAATTCCCCAGGCAATTAAGATGCAGATTATAACTTGCAGGCTACCGGCTTTGAGCAAGGCTGAACGCATGGCGGCGAGGCGAGGTAAAGAAAGTTCAAGGCCAATAGTAAAAAGTAAGAAGACAACACCAAATTTCGCTAGAACATGCAAGTTATTAAAGGTGGAGATCCAGCCCGGGCCAGAAGGGCCAGCAAGTACACCGACAAAGAGATAGCCAAGAATGGGGGGAAGCTTAAAACGCCTAAAAATAGCAACGATGACAACAGATGTGGCTAATAAAATAAGAAGCTGCTGAAAAAGGCTGTGTGTCATAGATGCTCGCTAAATGAATTGAAGGCTACGATTATAGCGTTAAACAGTGATCTAATGAATCTAAAATTTTTTAAAAATGCTCTGTATCTTTGCTCACAATGGGTTGAAGTCCTGAAGGTTATTTTTTTTACGTTTGATTAAGACGTGGAGCGCACCTGCCCCTCCGAAACGCTTGGGTGCTGAAGCAAAAGCGAGTACGCGAGAGGAGTGGCGTAACCAATTATTGAGTTTATTTTTGAGTATAGGGGCTTCTTGGCTCATTTTCCCTTTACCATGTACAATGCGTATGCATTGGTATTGGCGATTTTGGCAATAATCAAAAAATTGCTTGAGCTGTTGTTTTGCTTGATGAATGCTATAACCATGCAGGTCAAGTTCATCTTCAGCCAAAATTTTTCCGCGTTTTAGCTTAGCAAGTACACTGTGTTGCATACCTTCTTGATAGTAATCGATCAGATCATTCGCTTGTACTGTTTGGCAGAGTGCATAGTCTGAGAATTCTTCTTTTTCTGGATCGTTATTACTGAAATCAGGCTGCTTTATTTTTTTAGGCAGAGGCTGTTTTTTATTGATGACTGCTTGAGTTTGCTGTAATGGTTTAATACCTTGCATTTCTTCTTGAAGGAATGCTTGTTCTTCAGCAGAGAGCTCATGTTTTTTTATGTTTTTTTTCTTGGAATCAGTCATCGTTACTTTCGAGGCGTTGTTATGTCATAATGAAAGCTAAGTTTAGCATGTATAAGTGAAAGAGTGAATGAAACGAGAGTTAACGGTAATAAATAAAGCGGTACAAACTGACTTACATACGATTGGGGATTGGTTACGCTGGATGGTCAGTAGTTTTCAACGTGCAGAGCTTTTTTATGGTCATGGCACAGATAACCCTTGGGATGATGCAGTGCAATTGCTACGTCATGCTTTGAGTTGGCCTGGTGAAATTCCTCGTGAAATGATGAATGCACGTTTGACAAGTGGTGAGAAACAGCAGTTACTTGTTTTGGTCGAGCAGCGGGTGAATTTACGTAAGCCGGTGCCTTATATTACTCATGAAGCTTGGTTTTACAATTTAGATTTTTATGTTGATGAAAATGTGTTGATTCCTCGTTCGCCAATCGCAGAGCTAATTGAGCAGCATTTTGAGCCGTGGGTGGAGTCATCTAAAATCCACCGCGTATTGGATTTATGCACGGGCAGTGGTTGTATCGGTATTGCTTGTGCAGTTGAATTGCCAGAGACACTCGTTGATTGTGTTGATATTTCTAAAGAAGCGCTGCAAATTGCTCGCCGTAACGTGGATCACCATGACTTGGACGAGCGTGTTAACTTGATCGAGTCGGACTTGTTTGATCAGATTCAAGGCAAATATGATGTCATTGTCAGTAACCCGCCCTATGTTGATGCTGAAGATATGAGCAGTTTGCCTGATGAATATCGTCATGAGCCAGCACTTGCCCTTGAAGCAGGGCACGATGGCCTTGATATTGTGCGAAGAATGTTAAAAGAAGGCAAGCATTATTTAAATCCACACGGGGTGATGATTATTGAAGTGGGTAATAGTGCTGTAGCTTTAGAAGATAGTTTTCCAACAGTGCCCTTTACTTGGCTAGAGTTTGAGCGAGGTGGTAGCGGGGTGTTTGTCATCAGTTATGAAGAGTTGGTCCGCTATCAGAATATATTTTAATATCAAGGAGGGAAATAAGCATGAAATTATTGTTTGTGTGTACAGGAAATATTTGTCGTTCGCCCACTGCTGAGGGAGTTTGCCAGAAAAAGCTTGTAGAAATGGGGTTAATTAAGCATATTGAAATTGACTCAGCAGGGACCCATGCTTTTAATGAGGGCGCAGCACCCGACGCACGTTCCCAAGAAGTGGCTGAGAAACATGGCATTGAACTTAATCATTTACGTGCACGCGTGGTGACAGTGGATGATTTTGAACGTTTTGACCATATTATTTGTATGGATAAAAACAATATGGATTACTTACGCCGTTCGGCTCCTGCCCATGCTCAGCATAAGTTGTCACTGCTGCTCGATCATGTTGAAGGTGCCGTCAGTCAAGATGTGCCGGATCCTTATTATGGTGGTGAACGAGGGTTTGAGCTGGTCTTTGCTGAAATTAGTTTAGGTGTTGATGCACTATTAAAAAAATTATGCACTCAATAATTAATAATGTGGCAAATATGTGGATAAAATATAACGAGGTGGGCGGTAATGAAAAAATATTCGATTGCAGTTGTTGGAGCTACGGGGGCCGTAGGCGAGACTTTATTGGAGTTACTGGTTGAGCGTAAGTTTCCTGTTGATAAAGTCTATCCTTTAGCGAGTCAGCGTTCTGTAGGGAAAACAGTTGAGTTAGGTCATCAGTCACTGGCTGTTGAAAATTTAGACGCGTTTGATTTTTCCAAGGTTGATATTGCATTTTTCTCTGCGGGTGGTGATATTTCTCACGATTATGTACCGAAAGCAGCCGAAGCTGGAGCGATCGTTATTGATAATACTTCACGCTTTCGGTATGAGAATGATATTCCTTTAGTTGTTCCTGAAGTGAACCCTGAGGCGATTAAAAACTATAAGGTGCGTAATATCATTGCTAACCCAAACTGCTCAACGATTCAAATGGTTGTTGCCTTGAAGCCATTATATGATGCGGTTGGGATAGAGCGTATTAATGTGGCGACTTATCAGGCTGTTTCTGGAACGGGTAAGCAGGCGTTAGAAGAGTTGGCGCATCAAACAGCGAGCTTGTTAAATGCAAAGCCAGTTGAAACGAAGGTCTACCCTAAACAAATTGCTTTTAATGTATTGCCACATATTGATCGACTTGAAGATAATGGCTATACCTTTGAAGAGATGAAAATGGTGCGTGAGACGCAAAAAATCTTTGCGGATGACCAGATTAAAGTGAATCCAACGGCGGTTAGAGTTCCTGTCTTCTATGGTCATGCAGAAGCGGTAAATATCGAAACCAAAGAAAAGATTACTGCAACTAAAGCGCTTGAACTTTTGGAAAATGCGCCTGGCGTTAAAGTGATCGATGGTGTGGGAGAAAGCTTTGATTATCCAACACCTGTTTCAGATGCTTCTGGGAAGGATGCGGTGTATGTGGGTCGTATTCGTGAAGATATTTCCTGTGATAAGGGGATAAATTTATGGGTCGTTGCAGATAATGTGCGTAAGGGCGCAGCACTTAATGCGATACAGATTGCTGAGCATTTAATAAAAAACGAATTGCCCTAAGGTGATTATTGATAATAAACAGGGGAACCCATGCGATTTTTGCATACTATGATCCGGGTGATTGATTTAGAAAAGTCTATCCAGTTTTATACTGAGATATTGGGCATGAAGTTATTGCGACGATCAGATAATGAGCAGTACCGTTATACATTAGCTTTTGTGGGTTATGGTGAAGAAAATGATCATACGGTATTGGAATTAACTTACAATTGGGATGAATCAGATTATGAGTTAGGGACTGCATTTGGCCATTTAGCATTTGAAGTTGATGATATTCATCGGTTTTGTCAGCAAGTCCATGCTGGGGGTGGGCGAGTCACTCGCGCGCCTGGCCCTGTTAAAGGGGGGGACAACGGTAATCGCTTTTATTGAAGACCCGGATGGTTACAAAATTGAGTTAATTGAAAAATAAATAGAAATAATAGATAAATTGATAGAGGTAGCAATGATTCAAGATACATTGAATAAAATTGAAAAGCAGTTAGAAAGTGCAAAATTGTCAGATGAAAAAAGAGCTGAGTTACTTGAACTCGCAAAGACCTTGCGTGCCGAGCTGCTAGACCTAGAAAAAACGAGCAAAGATAATGCACGTAGCATTGCTAATTTTACCCAAGCATCGACTCATGAACTGCTAAAAGATGATAAAAATGAGGACTTATTGGATTTATCTGCGCAAGCATTGGAACGCTCGGTGGTCGAATTTGAAAACTCTCATCCGCGTTTGGTACAGACGGTGAGGGATATCATTATTTCATTGGGTAATATGGGGATATAGCTGCATAGCAGGGCTGAAACGCCCTGATTTTAGTTTTCAGAGTTGTTAGAGTTTATTGCTGTTGAAAACCAGACTATTAATCGGGTAATTAAGGTTTTCTGAACGGGCGCTTTCTATATTTATCTGCTAGTTAGATCATTTTGCCTTTTGTTGAGCTGTGTTAACCCCTTAATCATATATAGAAAAGTGGGTGTTTTCTCTATATATGGGGAATGGAAAGTGTTATAAGATTATCGTGCTTGCGACATAATCTATACGATTGTATTGTTTTTTAAGGCTAAATTTTAGAGTTTGCTGTTTTTATTTATTGAATGCGATACTTTATTTAGTTTTTGAGCCTTAGTTCGCAGGCATAGACTATAATTCTAATTTGGAGGTGTCGGTTGGATAAGCAAGGGGTCAAAAAAATCCAATATCAGATGGATGGAC
This genomic stretch from Piscirickettsia litoralis harbors:
- the cydB gene encoding cytochrome d ubiquinol oxidase subunit II, with translation MIDLSTMQVIGWVIVGATLLAFALTSGFDSGIGILLPFIGKNDTERRLALNVIGPTWDGNQVWLITAGGAVFAIWPTVYATAFSGYYVAMLLILWSLFLRPVGFEYRSKLPNQTWRNNWDIGIFIASFIPILIMGVAFGNLLLGSPFTFDPIFLRMQYTGSFIDLLSPFALLCGITAIFMVITHGSAYLNLRTKGIIKTRAQKALRMFAWLYIIAFAAAGILIAYKVPGYILGKSIASINDPLANHVTRQVGAWMNNYHTYPWTILAPITGFIGAFFAIITAQANRSIWPFLGTSLIQIGTILTAALSLFPFIMPSSTDPAHSLTVWNSSTTHHALTIIAIVAVIMVPVIFCYTTFVYIKMWRDGPIHEKDIERGQHILY
- a CDS encoding monovalent cation:proton antiporter family protein — encoded protein: MNLFLLTALCIALAAAWITDLMGLSMELGAFLAGVILGGTPYHHQVSADIRPFRDTLLGLFFIGMGSLVNLHELADLAVWVILIAVAIVVVKAIVIYVVVRFTRQANSEDAFKTGILLSQGGEFGFVLISIETNFNTIDDHVAQVMLGALMISMVISIMLVRFQKPLLELFKKLTERSTEGPALPKAPTNTATQLKDHVIICGFSRVGQRLARAVESEGFDYIAIDLDPLRIEQASLAGENIFYGDATQLDTLRHAGIAHAKALVITFTTPSSSVKKSLRLVQHVAPNLHVLVRAKNDALLEEYRQEGATEVVSEALESSLMLGSHLMLMLGVPKHRVMGWLLNIRKNRYDLLRGFFKGQDVETIESDENMREQLSSFFLPEGSFAVDRTLKELKLEDFSVIVTAIRRSGIRGAQPEPDTRLKSQDILVLYGTPENIERAEAKLIGNIT
- the udp gene encoding uridine phosphorylase, whose translation is MNGNIKNKQVSETEKLYHIGLSAADLQGADTAILPGDPGRVECLAKMLDAKAEHIGKSREYTSYLATVGRVNVLLCSTGMGGPSVGIAIEELAMVGIKKFIRVGTTGSIQEKIDLGCLLLSTGAVRLDGTSSHYAPIEYPAIADFESSQQIVSAACRLNLSLNTGITASSDTFYPGQERYDSYSGYVPKKFQKTLEEWRKLNVMNFEMESSALFTICSIFGLKAACLCVVVAKRTDSEFADTEASLPR
- a CDS encoding low molecular weight protein-tyrosine-phosphatase, whose amino-acid sequence is MKLLFVCTGNICRSPTAEGVCQKKLVEMGLIKHIEIDSAGTHAFNEGAAPDARSQEVAEKHGIELNHLRARVVTVDDFERFDHIICMDKNNMDYLRRSAPAHAQHKLSLLLDHVEGAVSQDVPDPYYGGERGFELVFAEISLGVDALLKKLCTQ
- a CDS encoding aspartate-semialdehyde dehydrogenase; the protein is MKKYSIAVVGATGAVGETLLELLVERKFPVDKVYPLASQRSVGKTVELGHQSLAVENLDAFDFSKVDIAFFSAGGDISHDYVPKAAEAGAIVIDNTSRFRYENDIPLVVPEVNPEAIKNYKVRNIIANPNCSTIQMVVALKPLYDAVGIERINVATYQAVSGTGKQALEELAHQTASLLNAKPVETKVYPKQIAFNVLPHIDRLEDNGYTFEEMKMVRETQKIFADDQIKVNPTAVRVPVFYGHAEAVNIETKEKITATKALELLENAPGVKVIDGVGESFDYPTPVSDASGKDAVYVGRIREDISCDKGINLWVVADNVRKGAALNAIQIAEHLIKNELP
- a CDS encoding DUF4404 family protein; translation: MIQDTLNKIEKQLESAKLSDEKRAELLELAKTLRAELLDLEKTSKDNARSIANFTQASTHELLKDDKNEDLLDLSAQALERSVVEFENSHPRLVQTVRDIIISLGNMGI
- a CDS encoding Smr/MutS family protein; this encodes MTDSKKKNIKKHELSAEEQAFLQEEMQGIKPLQQTQAVINKKQPLPKKIKQPDFSNNDPEKEEFSDYALCQTVQANDLIDYYQEGMQHSVLAKLKRGKILAEDELDLHGYSIHQAKQQLKQFFDYCQNRQYQCIRIVHGKGKMSQEAPILKNKLNNWLRHSSRVLAFASAPKRFGGAGALHVLIKRKKNNLQDFNPL
- the prmB gene encoding 50S ribosomal protein L3 N(5)-glutamine methyltransferase — encoded protein: MKRELTVINKAVQTDLHTIGDWLRWMVSSFQRAELFYGHGTDNPWDDAVQLLRHALSWPGEIPREMMNARLTSGEKQQLLVLVEQRVNLRKPVPYITHEAWFYNLDFYVDENVLIPRSPIAELIEQHFEPWVESSKIHRVLDLCTGSGCIGIACAVELPETLVDCVDISKEALQIARRNVDHHDLDERVNLIESDLFDQIQGKYDVIVSNPPYVDAEDMSSLPDEYRHEPALALEAGHDGLDIVRRMLKEGKHYLNPHGVMIIEVGNSAVALEDSFPTVPFTWLEFERGGSGVFVISYEELVRYQNIF
- a CDS encoding cation:proton antiporter domain-containing protein, with amino-acid sequence MTHSLFQQLLILLATSVVIVAIFRRFKLPPILGYLFVGVLAGPSGPGWISTFNNLHVLAKFGVVFLLFTIGLELSLPRLAAMRSALLKAGSLQVIICILIAWGIGIILGLSLSSSFITAGAIALSSTAIASKLLAEAGSVNTPRGQLSLSILIFQDLATIPLLIIATSLSQGSSDHIVQTTAIELAKGVAAFAVLVFVGHWVVSRIFHEISKARSSEPFFAHRPLYRACRSLDY